A region of Photobacterium sanguinicancri DNA encodes the following proteins:
- the hemC gene encoding hydroxymethylbilane synthase produces MTDKPIRIATRKSPLAMWQAEFVKAELEQAHPGLTVELVPMVTKGDIILDTPLAKVGGKGLFVKELEVAMLEDRADIAVHSMKDVPVEFPEGLGLVTICEREDPRDAFVSNTYNNIDELPEGAIVGTSSLRRQCQLRANRPDLVVKDLRGNVNTRLRKLDEGQYDAIILACAGLIRLKMEDRIRCAIEPEVSLPAVGQGAVGIECRLDDERVRRLLAPLNHPDTATRVLCERAMNNRLQGGCQVPIGSYSLLDGDQIWLRALVGEPDGSKIVSGEISGAAADAEKLGTELAEQLLADGAKTILDELYGNA; encoded by the coding sequence ATGACCGATAAACCCATCCGTATTGCTACGCGCAAGAGTCCACTCGCCATGTGGCAAGCTGAATTTGTAAAAGCTGAACTAGAACAAGCGCACCCAGGCTTAACGGTAGAATTAGTACCTATGGTCACTAAAGGCGACATTATCCTTGATACCCCACTCGCCAAAGTGGGTGGTAAAGGATTGTTCGTGAAAGAGCTGGAAGTGGCGATGTTAGAAGACCGCGCCGATATTGCCGTGCATTCGATGAAAGATGTACCGGTCGAATTCCCTGAAGGCTTGGGCTTAGTGACAATTTGTGAACGTGAAGACCCACGTGATGCATTTGTCTCGAATACCTACAACAACATTGATGAACTGCCTGAAGGTGCCATTGTGGGCACATCTAGCTTACGTCGCCAATGCCAACTACGCGCCAACCGTCCTGATCTTGTGGTGAAGGATTTACGCGGCAACGTTAACACACGCTTACGTAAACTTGATGAAGGCCAATACGATGCCATCATTCTTGCGTGTGCTGGCCTTATCCGTCTAAAAATGGAAGACCGTATTCGTTGTGCGATTGAGCCTGAAGTCAGCCTACCAGCTGTAGGCCAAGGCGCAGTAGGCATTGAATGTCGTTTAGATGATGAGCGTGTCCGCCGCTTATTAGCCCCACTTAACCACCCAGACACCGCAACGCGCGTCTTGTGTGAGCGTGCGATGAACAATCGCCTGCAAGGTGGCTGCCAAGTGCCAATCGGCAGTTACTCTTTGCTTGATGGTGACCAAATCTGGTTACGTGCCCTTGTGGGTGAGCCCGATGGTAGCAAGATTGTAAGTGGCGAGATTTCTGGCGCTGCCGCTGATGCTGAAAAACTCGGCACAGAACTAGCAGAGCAACTACTGGCTGATGGCGCTAAAACCATTCTTGATGAATTGTACGGCAACGCGTAA
- a CDS encoding uroporphyrinogen-III synthase encodes MTILITRPSPDGEQLAQQLNSAGIKAIVQPLLTIQAGPDLPTLISQLNLLQPNDFLIAVSVHAVNLAHNYLLSHCASWPKNVHYIAVGHKTAAALSKATGQSVHQPQHQCDSEGLLALPELANVNQRRIIILRGNGGRELIHQALSERGAQVSYCECYQRCLLPLNGEQLCQQWQSQDVTALVVTSGEQLSHLCAAIPQNQQAWFYQRQLYVPSQRIANQAKQLGFKNFSTVGSASNNALFTFLSKIGTMG; translated from the coding sequence ATGACCATTTTGATCACCCGCCCATCACCCGATGGTGAGCAACTCGCTCAACAGCTTAACAGTGCGGGGATCAAAGCCATTGTCCAACCACTCCTTACAATCCAGGCAGGTCCCGACCTGCCGACCCTCATTTCTCAACTAAATTTACTGCAACCAAATGATTTTCTGATTGCCGTCAGTGTTCATGCAGTAAATTTAGCTCACAATTACTTACTTTCACACTGTGCTAGCTGGCCAAAAAACGTGCATTATATAGCTGTTGGTCATAAAACGGCTGCTGCCCTGAGCAAAGCAACGGGACAATCGGTACACCAGCCACAGCATCAATGTGATAGTGAAGGCTTACTTGCACTACCTGAATTAGCCAACGTTAATCAACGCCGTATAATTATTTTACGCGGTAATGGTGGACGAGAGCTCATTCATCAAGCACTTAGCGAACGTGGCGCCCAAGTAAGTTATTGTGAATGCTACCAACGATGCTTGCTACCTTTAAATGGGGAGCAACTCTGTCAGCAGTGGCAATCACAAGATGTAACAGCGTTAGTTGTAACCAGCGGTGAGCAACTTTCGCATTTATGCGCCGCAATACCGCAAAACCAACAGGCTTGGTTTTATCAACGCCAGCTTTACGTACCAAGCCAAAGGATTGCAAACCAAGCAAAACAGCTTGGTTTTAAAAACTTTTCCACCGTGGGCAGCGCATCCAATAACGCGCTATTCACGTTCCTAAGCAAGATAGGCACGATGGGATAA